One stretch of Roseimicrobium sp. ORNL1 DNA includes these proteins:
- the tig gene encoding trigger factor, whose product MNITLETQPNCRAVLRIDIPAADVKKERDRVTVDYTKFARLPGFRPGKAPKAVVQKKFEPQIREELENALVRTGYQEAAKRQDVEILSVVDVKEKALHDDDHFTFTLEVTTAPTFELPEYKGIQVKLPRVEVTDEDVEHDLLHLRERYQTFSDVEGEAKLGNYVVLHATGDVNGTPIGDAHPDAPAFLKKIDGNWFELTEEENFLPGFFAALVGIKKDEERDVTVTLGDDFHFEALRGQTIVLHVKADAVKEAQVPALDEDFAKKVNPEWDLERLRGEVRIAVQRRREQAREESKSNQVIAHLADRLEFELPQDIVNREAQRRTNDIAMNAMRQGMAQEAIMGAQDQIVSAATQQARQNVKVGFILGEVAKKESLSVREEQLRMALARIAAQQRVTPKKLLADARKNGLIERLREDLLLENALQFLKENAAVEETEPEKEDCGHEHKHYAKLV is encoded by the coding sequence ATGAACATCACGCTCGAAACCCAGCCGAACTGCCGCGCCGTCCTGCGCATCGACATCCCCGCTGCCGACGTTAAAAAGGAACGCGACCGCGTGACGGTGGACTACACGAAGTTTGCCCGCCTGCCCGGCTTCCGCCCCGGCAAGGCCCCGAAAGCCGTGGTGCAGAAGAAGTTTGAGCCGCAGATCCGTGAGGAACTCGAAAACGCCCTCGTGCGCACCGGGTATCAGGAGGCAGCCAAGCGCCAGGACGTGGAGATTCTCAGCGTGGTGGATGTGAAGGAAAAGGCGCTGCATGACGACGACCATTTCACCTTCACCCTCGAGGTGACCACCGCTCCGACCTTTGAGCTTCCCGAGTACAAGGGCATCCAGGTGAAGCTGCCCCGCGTGGAAGTGACGGATGAAGACGTGGAGCACGACCTGCTGCACCTCCGCGAGCGCTACCAGACGTTCAGTGACGTGGAAGGCGAAGCGAAGCTCGGCAACTACGTGGTGCTACATGCCACTGGCGACGTGAATGGCACGCCCATCGGCGACGCGCATCCCGACGCACCCGCCTTCTTGAAGAAGATTGATGGCAACTGGTTCGAGCTCACGGAAGAGGAGAATTTCCTCCCCGGCTTCTTCGCCGCCCTCGTCGGCATCAAGAAGGATGAAGAGCGCGACGTGACCGTCACTCTTGGGGATGACTTCCACTTCGAAGCCCTGCGTGGCCAGACCATCGTGCTGCACGTGAAGGCGGATGCCGTGAAGGAAGCCCAGGTGCCTGCGCTCGATGAAGACTTTGCCAAGAAGGTGAACCCCGAGTGGGATCTGGAGCGCTTGCGCGGTGAAGTGCGCATCGCCGTCCAGCGCCGCCGCGAGCAGGCCCGTGAAGAGTCTAAGTCCAACCAGGTCATCGCGCACCTTGCCGATCGCCTTGAGTTCGAACTGCCGCAGGACATCGTGAATCGCGAAGCCCAGCGCCGCACCAATGACATCGCCATGAACGCGATGCGCCAGGGAATGGCCCAGGAAGCCATCATGGGGGCACAGGACCAGATCGTGAGCGCCGCCACCCAGCAGGCCCGCCAGAATGTGAAGGTCGGCTTCATCCTCGGTGAAGTGGCGAAGAAGGAAAGCCTCTCCGTGCGTGAAGAGCAGCTTCGCATGGCCCTCGCCCGCATCGCCGCGCAGCAGCGCGTGACCCCGAAGAAGCTTCTCGCGGATGCCCGCAAGAATGGCCTCATCGAGCGTCTCCGCGAAGATCTGCTCCTGGAAAACGCCCTTCAGTTCCTGAAGGAAAACGCCGCTGTGGAAGAGACCGAGCCGGAGAAGGAAGACTGCGGCCACGAGCACAAGCACTATGCTAAGCTAGTCTAA
- a CDS encoding membrane dipeptidase: protein MKSTPSPASSSHITSSRTLSRRSLLRRLPLAALAGGFHIHVRGDDSKKIWMTGNPVIDKAREVALNILKPTQAQLEHAWELHFQSLVFESYGFAPRFAIDGERLSEAIASGVSGDALADLRESMSMNRGATNERERKEFFDTFHAAGVTVVFQNAGEEGSDPLRLIKRLAHFTHATDMLKPQLTKVVTVEDALAVKKAGHVGLCFTGNGVPLRQEWESVKDELRFISIFHELGIRMMHLTYNRRNPIGDGAGEPHDGGLSDFGHAAVAEMNRTGVIVDVAHSGWKTAGDAAKASAKPMVASHTSCADVYRHFRGKPDDVIKAICDTDGLVGMCCIPRFLGGTGDINALLNHLDHMIKKFGAQHAAIGVDTSYVSRFDKEERLKIKKRPDGSSPLGGAGDRWEHLWPKDDFQTTPEMDQSIAWTNWPIYTLGMVMRGHSDEAIRKVLGENVMRVLKANAVATA, encoded by the coding sequence GTGAAGAGTACCCCATCTCCTGCCTCGTCGTCTCACATCACTTCATCCCGCACCCTAAGCCGTCGCTCACTGCTGCGGCGCCTGCCGCTTGCTGCGCTCGCCGGTGGATTCCACATCCACGTGCGGGGTGATGACTCGAAGAAGATCTGGATGACGGGCAATCCGGTTATCGATAAGGCACGCGAAGTCGCGCTGAACATCCTCAAGCCCACGCAAGCCCAGCTTGAGCACGCCTGGGAGCTGCACTTCCAGTCGCTGGTGTTTGAGTCGTATGGCTTCGCCCCACGCTTTGCCATCGATGGAGAGCGCCTCAGTGAAGCCATCGCCTCCGGGGTCTCCGGTGATGCGCTCGCGGACCTGCGCGAGTCCATGTCCATGAACCGTGGCGCCACCAACGAACGCGAACGCAAGGAGTTCTTCGATACGTTCCATGCTGCCGGCGTCACCGTGGTGTTTCAGAATGCAGGTGAAGAAGGCAGTGACCCGCTTCGCCTCATCAAGCGGCTGGCGCATTTCACGCATGCCACGGACATGCTGAAGCCGCAACTCACCAAGGTGGTGACGGTGGAAGATGCGCTGGCGGTGAAGAAGGCCGGCCACGTGGGTCTCTGCTTCACCGGGAATGGTGTGCCGCTGCGCCAGGAGTGGGAGAGCGTGAAGGACGAGCTTCGCTTCATCTCCATCTTCCACGAGCTGGGCATCCGCATGATGCACCTCACGTACAATCGCCGCAATCCCATCGGCGACGGCGCGGGTGAGCCGCATGACGGTGGCTTGAGCGACTTCGGCCATGCCGCGGTGGCGGAGATGAACCGCACCGGTGTGATTGTGGACGTCGCCCACAGCGGTTGGAAGACCGCAGGCGATGCCGCCAAAGCCTCAGCAAAGCCCATGGTCGCGAGCCACACGAGTTGTGCCGATGTCTACCGTCACTTCCGCGGCAAGCCTGACGACGTGATCAAAGCCATCTGCGACACCGATGGTCTCGTGGGCATGTGCTGCATCCCCCGCTTCCTCGGCGGCACGGGTGATATCAATGCGCTGCTGAATCATCTCGACCACATGATCAAGAAGTTCGGTGCGCAGCACGCTGCCATCGGTGTGGACACGTCTTACGTCTCCCGCTTCGACAAGGAGGAGCGACTGAAGATCAAGAAGCGCCCTGACGGATCCTCACCGCTCGGTGGTGCGGGTGATCGCTGGGAGCATCTGTGGCCCAAGGACGATTTCCAGACCACGCCTGAGATGGATCAGTCCATCGCCTGGACGAACTGGCCCATCTATACCTTGGGCATGGTCATGCGCGGACACTCGGACGAGGCCATCCGCAAGGTGCTGGGTGAAAACGTGATGCGCGTGCTGAAGGCGAATGCGGTGGCGACGGCTTGA
- a CDS encoding DUF1501 domain-containing protein — MSSIIQQPSIVRCAGPMGRRGFMQIGIAGFASLGLPGLLKLRAENALKPASERTAVIMVWLPGGLSHIDTYDPKPEIGSEYRGPFSTIPTKVPGLHFTELMPMQARIADKFTVLRSMNQKAGGHPAGSMQMLSGDSDERDKPKPRLPDWMSVAYYLRNKAGGRSNPLPNYVGVNPPLEYNGPAYLGDAYSPFSVSDDPSRPNFQVPNIGLSDDAETRRLNDRIALRKNLDRMERAFDREGELGALDQFEQQAMTLLTNPQTRDAFDLSREDARTRDRYGRNRWGQQLLLARRLVESGVEIVTSSLSGPLCGRVQNWDDHAVNHHVFDGLRFRMKNYDQAVSALIEDIYERGLGKKVLVVVTGEFGRTPKISFDRSTGAGDASAPAGTLQPGRDHWPRAFSNIWAGGGIQTGGIIGATDKRGEDVIERPCGPGDFLATIYHHLGIDSSKITINDFNGRPTPIVDHGKPIPELIA, encoded by the coding sequence ATGTCCTCCATCATTCAACAACCCTCCATCGTGCGCTGCGCCGGGCCTATGGGCCGCAGAGGATTCATGCAGATCGGGATTGCGGGATTTGCCTCCCTTGGTTTGCCAGGCCTGCTCAAGCTGCGCGCGGAGAATGCACTGAAGCCCGCAAGCGAACGCACCGCGGTGATCATGGTGTGGCTCCCTGGTGGCCTCTCGCACATCGACACCTATGATCCCAAGCCGGAAATCGGCAGTGAGTATCGCGGTCCCTTCAGCACCATTCCCACGAAGGTGCCCGGCCTGCACTTCACGGAGCTCATGCCGATGCAGGCACGCATCGCGGATAAGTTCACCGTGCTGCGCTCCATGAATCAAAAGGCGGGCGGACACCCTGCCGGCTCGATGCAGATGCTTTCTGGTGACTCCGACGAACGCGACAAGCCCAAGCCACGCCTACCGGACTGGATGTCCGTCGCCTATTACCTGCGCAACAAGGCCGGTGGTCGCAGCAATCCGCTACCCAACTACGTGGGCGTGAATCCTCCGTTGGAATACAACGGCCCCGCCTATCTCGGCGACGCGTATTCGCCCTTCTCCGTCAGCGACGATCCCAGCCGCCCCAACTTCCAAGTGCCGAACATTGGTCTCTCTGATGACGCGGAAACGCGCCGCCTGAATGACCGCATCGCCCTGCGCAAGAACCTCGATCGCATGGAGCGTGCGTTTGATCGTGAAGGTGAGCTTGGCGCGCTGGACCAGTTCGAGCAGCAGGCCATGACTCTGCTCACCAATCCGCAGACGCGCGATGCCTTTGACCTCAGTCGTGAAGATGCACGCACGCGCGATCGCTACGGGCGCAATCGCTGGGGGCAGCAACTTCTTCTCGCACGCCGTCTCGTGGAGTCTGGAGTGGAGATTGTCACCAGCAGCCTCAGCGGTCCGCTCTGCGGTCGTGTGCAGAACTGGGATGACCATGCGGTGAATCATCACGTGTTCGATGGTCTGCGCTTCCGCATGAAAAACTACGACCAGGCCGTGTCTGCGCTTATCGAAGATATCTACGAGCGTGGCCTCGGCAAGAAGGTGCTCGTGGTAGTGACCGGTGAGTTCGGCCGCACGCCAAAGATCAGCTTCGACCGCAGCACGGGCGCAGGGGATGCCAGCGCACCTGCAGGCACCCTACAACCGGGCCGTGATCACTGGCCACGTGCTTTCTCCAATATCTGGGCCGGTGGCGGCATCCAGACTGGCGGCATCATCGGCGCGACCGACAAGCGTGGTGAGGACGTCATCGAGCGGCCCTGTGGCCCCGGAGATTTCCTGGCGACGATCTATCACCACCTCGGCATCGATTCCTCCAAGATCACCATCAACGACTTCAACGGGCGCCCCACACCGATCGTGGATCATGGCAAACCCATCCCCGAACTGATCGCGTGA
- a CDS encoding c-type cytochrome domain-containing protein: MKVRIPSQSKRHRHLAVMVVHAAVLQTTATLHAVTPDFYQDVFPFLKANCISCHNKTTTKAGLNMETPELMKHGGDSGPSIVPGKSAESLIVLASQHKEDMEMPPKNNKSGAVDLTPAELEILKIWIDQGAKDSVQQERQVVLTSPSASVDPIYTVSMTRDGRYAACGRSNQIFLYDLAQRKFVSKLSDGKAKDASAHRALVQTLDFSPDGTRLASGSFREVKIWKREGAATTTPRPLDATLNVVTCEPTANGTHLITVNKAGDILLLKAAYGALEKKVGNLGTADIKQIKPSADGSLLAVHSTSEALQLWSLQDGAAKSQPVTIAGLQKLAWSQDGKSLVTAGADGVLRTWTLPADGNSPLAAGKELKGPTGSITSFIAGPAADQVIVAHGDGKMRVWSITEAKVIRELAIPAAQSLDLSPDGKLLACGGSDGAVRLWDLATNKQTAELRGNLAVTRRIAELDLTIARQALEQEYQRSQVARLEAQNKALDELLKKANETIDSVKKSLPEKQKALQPAQEAAAAAKKELDEAAAKLAAGTTDGKPADPALDKARIAAQEKYDTAAKAENSADAALVAAEQNIKDAQAEEKRISETKANNIKELATTNSTIDAAKKLQDQATADLTATKASITKPGVGVIAIRFSRDSQQLATSSSDGTSSVWAISTATLVSQTNAQGFTSAHITAQADGTFLTIATNGDALKLNQPDSWKLERVLEKGKDGAFFADRVNTVRFSPDGKSLATGSGEPSRSGDICIFDVASGNVLHTWKEHHDDTVLCVDFSPDGKLLASGAADKIARVTDIATGKRVNLFEGHTHHVMGIAFRADGRVLATAGGDGVVTTWDMAMGERIKKIQGWTKEVTSLQFIGATSKIVTSSGDNLVRIVNDSGSEVRAISRLPDFMQSAASTPDGAVIVAGGEDSVLRIWDGASGKELAVFSGNSSGAP; the protein is encoded by the coding sequence ATGAAGGTTCGTATTCCATCGCAGTCGAAGCGCCACCGGCATCTTGCCGTGATGGTGGTGCATGCTGCGGTCCTGCAAACCACGGCCACACTTCATGCGGTTACGCCGGACTTTTACCAGGATGTCTTTCCCTTCCTGAAGGCGAACTGCATCTCCTGCCACAACAAGACCACCACGAAGGCCGGGCTGAACATGGAGACGCCCGAGCTCATGAAGCACGGTGGCGACTCAGGTCCAAGCATTGTTCCAGGCAAGAGCGCGGAGAGCCTCATCGTCCTCGCGTCCCAGCACAAGGAGGACATGGAGATGCCTCCGAAGAACAACAAGTCCGGCGCCGTGGACCTCACGCCCGCTGAACTGGAGATTCTAAAGATCTGGATCGATCAAGGCGCCAAGGACTCGGTGCAGCAGGAGCGGCAGGTGGTGCTGACCTCACCCTCTGCCAGTGTCGATCCCATCTACACGGTCTCGATGACCCGTGATGGCCGCTACGCTGCTTGTGGACGCTCAAACCAGATCTTCCTCTATGATCTCGCCCAGAGGAAATTCGTCAGCAAGCTTTCGGATGGGAAAGCAAAAGACGCCTCTGCCCATCGCGCACTGGTGCAGACATTGGACTTCAGCCCGGATGGCACCCGCCTCGCTTCCGGCAGTTTTCGCGAGGTGAAAATCTGGAAACGTGAAGGCGCCGCGACCACCACACCGCGCCCTCTTGATGCGACGCTCAACGTAGTTACCTGCGAACCGACCGCGAATGGCACGCATCTTATCACTGTAAACAAGGCTGGAGATATACTCTTGCTAAAAGCAGCATACGGAGCGTTGGAGAAAAAAGTCGGCAACCTTGGAACGGCTGACATCAAGCAGATCAAGCCCTCCGCAGATGGCAGCTTGCTTGCCGTGCACTCCACAAGTGAGGCACTGCAACTCTGGAGTCTCCAAGATGGCGCCGCGAAGTCACAGCCCGTGACCATTGCTGGTCTTCAGAAGCTGGCGTGGTCACAAGATGGCAAGTCGCTCGTCACCGCAGGTGCTGATGGAGTGCTTCGCACATGGACGCTTCCCGCCGATGGAAATAGTCCTCTCGCTGCTGGGAAGGAACTCAAGGGGCCCACAGGATCCATCACGTCCTTCATCGCCGGTCCTGCCGCTGACCAGGTGATCGTCGCGCATGGCGATGGCAAGATGCGTGTGTGGAGCATCACGGAAGCCAAGGTGATACGCGAGTTGGCCATTCCCGCGGCGCAAAGCCTGGACCTATCGCCTGATGGCAAGCTGCTCGCTTGCGGCGGAAGTGATGGTGCTGTTCGCCTCTGGGATCTCGCGACCAACAAGCAGACCGCTGAACTGCGCGGTAACCTTGCCGTCACACGCCGCATCGCTGAGCTCGATCTCACCATTGCGCGACAGGCACTGGAACAGGAGTATCAACGTTCCCAAGTTGCGAGGCTGGAAGCGCAGAACAAGGCGCTTGATGAACTTCTCAAGAAAGCCAATGAGACCATCGACTCCGTAAAGAAGTCCCTGCCTGAGAAGCAGAAGGCTCTGCAACCCGCGCAAGAAGCAGCGGCAGCCGCCAAGAAGGAACTGGACGAAGCCGCCGCCAAACTGGCCGCAGGCACCACCGACGGCAAACCAGCAGACCCTGCCCTCGACAAGGCACGCATTGCCGCCCAGGAGAAGTACGACACCGCAGCGAAAGCGGAGAACTCCGCCGACGCTGCGCTAGTGGCCGCCGAGCAGAACATCAAGGATGCGCAGGCCGAGGAGAAACGCATCAGCGAAACGAAGGCGAACAACATCAAGGAGCTCGCCACGACGAACAGCACCATCGATGCAGCGAAGAAATTGCAGGACCAGGCCACAGCGGACCTCACTGCGACGAAAGCCTCCATCACCAAGCCCGGCGTCGGTGTTATAGCCATCCGCTTCTCGCGCGACTCCCAGCAACTTGCCACCTCATCGAGTGATGGCACCTCCAGTGTGTGGGCCATCTCCACTGCCACCCTGGTGTCCCAGACAAACGCGCAAGGATTCACCTCCGCCCACATCACTGCGCAAGCTGACGGCACGTTCCTCACCATCGCGACCAATGGCGATGCACTGAAGCTCAATCAGCCTGATTCATGGAAGCTGGAACGTGTGCTGGAGAAGGGCAAGGATGGCGCGTTCTTCGCCGACCGTGTGAATACCGTGCGCTTCAGTCCGGATGGCAAGTCACTGGCCACGGGTAGTGGTGAGCCTTCACGTTCGGGAGACATCTGCATCTTCGATGTCGCCTCTGGGAATGTCCTGCACACCTGGAAGGAGCATCACGATGACACCGTGCTGTGCGTCGACTTCTCTCCGGATGGAAAGCTGCTGGCATCCGGTGCGGCGGATAAGATTGCGCGCGTCACGGATATCGCGACTGGCAAGCGCGTGAATCTCTTCGAAGGCCACACGCATCATGTCATGGGCATCGCCTTCCGTGCGGATGGTCGGGTGCTCGCTACTGCGGGCGGTGACGGTGTCGTGACGACCTGGGACATGGCGATGGGCGAGCGCATCAAGAAGATTCAGGGCTGGACCAAGGAGGTCACTTCCCTGCAATTCATAGGCGCCACGAGTAAGATCGTCACCTCCTCCGGGGACAACCTGGTCCGCATCGTGAATGACAGCGGCAGCGAAGTGCGCGCCATCTCACGGCTTCCCGATTTCATGCAGTCCGCCGCAAGCACTCCCGATGGCGCTGTCATCGTCGCTGGTGGCGAAGACAGCGTGCTGCGCATCTGGGATGGAGCCAGCGGCAAGGAGCTTGCCGTGTTCTCCGGTAACTCTTCCGGTGCCCCGTGA